The window CCTATTCAAAAGGTAGAAAACGGACAAAATCAAATATTGAATGAAGACAAGACTAATCTTTACCTTGTTTTGTAGCCTTTTCGGGGTTTTAATAGGGGCACAGGAAGGCAAAAAGGAAGAAGAAAAGAAGACACACTGGAAATATGAGCCAAATTTTATGGTTGGGTTTGATATGTTGAATGGCGGCGTTGGATTTTTTTCAGACAGAAAGTTATATCAGGGATTTATTTCCTCGAAAATAAATGGAAATGTTCATGCGGTTGCGGAAGCAGGTTTTGAAAAAAATGTATATCAGAAAAATGGCTATGACGCTAAAGTAAATGGTCCCTTTATTAAACTTGGGGCATTCTATATGCTGGCTAAGGATAAAGAAAATGAATTTAATGGATTTTATGCAGGAGGAAAGGTAGCCGGATCATTTTATAATCAAGAATATATGGCTATTCCTGTAAGAGGATATGGAGGAAGTGCTTCTTCGGTGGCGTTTCCTGCTTCATCACAATCTTCTTTCTGGCTGGAGGGTACTTTGGGAGGAAGAGTGCAGTTATTTGAGTCCAATTTTTATATTGACGTAAACCTACAGCCTCGTTATTTGGTATATACTTCTAAACAGGATAATATTTCTCCAATGATCGTTCCGGGATTTGGAAAAAGCTCTTCAAAATTTAATATGGGATTTGCATGGAATATCGCTTATAAATTTTAGCGGACTTGCATTAAAACGCTTTGATCATATCAATCAGCCTTGGGAATTTTCCCAAGGCTGATTTGTTTTATAAGAATATAAGCCGCCTTTATTTTTAAATGGAATCTAAGGTTACTCAAAAAATGGATCAATAGAAAGGTAATAGTAGTAGAATTTATTTTAATATTATAAGTGTATCGTAAATAAAATAAGTTTTTCTCATGAAAAATATTTTTAATAGATCATATAATAGATTATATCCGTAAAAAAAATAAGATTGATAATAATAATATAAACTAATCTAAAACGTTAAAAGTAAATGGGTGTATTAGTATAAAAAGTAATAATATTTTATAAAGATATTAATGTGTTAAATATTGATATTTGTGCTTGATGTTAGAGAATATGAATTGTTTTATTTTATTTTTTATTTTCAATAATATAGGGTAATATTGTTTAATTTTTTCAAAAAAACATTTTAATGAATATATTATAATGAAAAAATGATTAGATTTGTGTAAATATTAAAATATTAGCTTATGGGATAAAATTACTTTTTTTACTACAGAATTTCTGTAAAGAATGAGGTTTTGTGATTTCTGATCAACCTCATAAAATAGGGAATACTATAATTCTTAATTATCGTTATCATTATTAAATTTAAAAAAATATGAGTGGACTTTTACTCTGTAAAATGAGCCGACCTTTTAAGGTGCTCATTGCATTGCTCTGTATGGTCATGGGATTGTCCATACAGGCACAAACCATTACAATTGGTACCGGAACGTCAACCCAAAAGTATCCTTTAGGGGCTTCTTGGGGGTTTGAACGGTCTGCATCTATTTACACAGCAGCTGAAATTGGAACAACCGGAAGTATCTTATCTCTTGGATGGAATTCTACTTCTGCTTCTAATATCGGGATGCCTGTAAAAATTTATATAAAACCGGTAGGAACTACAACCACCCTTACAGCACAAAACTGGAATACTTTAACTACTGGAGCTACTTTATTATATAGCGGAAATGTAGGACTTATCCCAACAGGATGGTATACTATACCTTTACAACTTCCTTATACTTATAATGGGGTAGATAACTTAATGGTGCTTGTGGAAACCAATTATGGTGGTACTGGATCATTTTCTACAGGAGCGAAACTTACGCATTCTAATGTTCCGTCAGGACATATGTATATTGAGAAAGACACAACACCTCCTACCACCCAAACAGGAACGGTTACGGCGAACAGACCCAATATTCAGATGACTTTTGGCACACCTCCAGCATGTTTATCTATGCCTCCGGGTGGAACTTTAAGTACAGGAACGATCTCTGCAACAAATGCTGATATAAACTGGACTGCGTATATACCAGCTCCGGCACAAGGTTATGATATTTATTATAACACGACAAACGTGCCACCAGTAGCTGGATCTACACCTAATTTAACAGTTCCGGCAGGAACAACTACGGCTAATATAAACCCATTAGCTCCGTTGACAACTTACTATGTGTGGGTAAGAGCAAAATGTAGTGCAACTGAACAAAGTGAGTGGTCTACATCTCTAGTCTTTGCTACTCCGGCAACCTGTCCGGCAATGCCTACTACGGGAACAATAACAACGGGAACCATAACTGCTACAACAGCAGTGATAAGCTGGACTTCATTTGGTTATACACCAGCAGAAGGATATGATATTTATTACAATACCACTGGGGCAGCACCTAATGGGAATACCCCGCCAATAAAAAATGTTCCATCAGGATTAACGACGACACTAGATCCTTTACTTCCTGATACAACATATTATGTATGGGTAAGAGCAAGATGTAGCTCGACAGATCAAAGTACATGGAACATTATACCAAAATCGTTTGTAACACCACCTACGTGTGTACCGGTTCCTATTGCATCAGGAGCTACAACAGCTGGTTCAATTGTATCAATGACATCTAACAGTGCTGTTGTTAGCTGGCCGGCATCACCTTCTGCACCAGCAGGCGGGTATGAGGTTTATTATAGTACTACCAATACCCCTCCAGCAGCTGGAGCACCAGCAGGAATTATCGTGCCAGGAACAACTGCAAATTTACCTCAGCTTGTTGCAGGAACTACTTATTATTGGTGGGTAAGAGCACTTTGCTCTCCTACAGACAAAAGTAAATGGGTTCCGGGACCTCCATTTGAACTTGGGCAAATAGGATTTGGTACTGGTGTTAAAAGTACCGAACTTCCTGTGAATTCAAACTGGGGATATAATTATTCTCAACAAATTTATAAAGCTTCAGAAGTATTAGCCGCTGTTGGAGCAGCTAAATTCATTACTGAACTTAAATTCTATGTAGAGAACCCTGCTTCTGATCAAACTAAATACAATGAGTGGGTAGTTTACATGGGGAATACAACACAAAACAATTTTACATCAACTTCAAACTGGGTGCCATTCTCTTCATTGAAACAGGTTTGGTCAGGAACATTACCAACGATGACGTCAGGAGCTTGGGTTACTATACCGTTAACAAGTCCCTTGCTTTGGGATGGAACAAGTAATATTGTAATTGGTGTAGACGAAAATGCACCAAATTATTCGTCCACTCCATATGCTACTTGGAGAGCTTTTGCAGGAGGAACTCCTGAAAGAGGATTGCAATATAGAAATGACAGTACAAATCCTGACCCTGCCTCTCCTCCTTCTGGGACAAGACAGGCAAACATTCCACAGATTGTTCTTAAAGCGATAGAACTTGTACCTTGTACAACAGCGCCTCCTACTAATATTAAAGTAAATAATATTACAGCAAGTACAGCTGTTGTTTCATGGACGCCTGCAATTGGGGCTACTTATAAATTACAGTATAGACCATCTGGGGGTGGACCTTGGAAAGTAATTGATATTACAGCTCCATTGACGAGCAGCTGGTCATTATATAATTTGTCTGATGCCACTCAGTATGACGTTCAGATTGCAACAATCTGTAGTGGAACTCAGGGAGCATTCTCTACAAGTACTCAGTTTACAACACTGGCCCTTACTTATTGTGCTAATGTACCTCCTACAGCTACTCCATCTGGATATATCGGTAAAGTAGTTGTTACTCCTACAAATGGCCCATTAATGGTAAGCAATTCAGGATATGACGGATACAAAGATTATTCCAGTGATCCTACAAGATTAGTTACCTTTGTTAGAGGAACAACAGGTAATAAAATTAGTATTACAAAATTCTGGCCTGGATCAACATCCAGTTATGGAGTTGGAGTGTGGATTGACCTTAACAGAAACGGTGTTTTTGAAGCAACAGAAAGATTCGTTAATGCCACAAGCAGTACTACTAACCCGGTAGGAACTGTAGCAGCAGGTTTTGAAATAAAACTTCCGCCAAACATTGCTACCTATGATGGAACTCTTCTTACTCGTATGCGCGTAGTAATGATGGATGGTACTGTTTCTTCTCCTTGTGGACCATTTGGAACATACGATGAAGGAGAAGTAGAAGACTATGCTGTAAGATTGATTGATCAACCAGTATGTACAACGGCCCCGCCAACAAACATTACGGTTTCAAACATTACAGATAAAAGTGCTACATTCTCTTGGTTAGCAGCTACAGGTGCTACTTATCAATTGCAGTATAGAGAAGTTGGAACTTCTGCATGGACTTCAGTTCCTTCTACTTCTATTCCTGCACCAGGGAACGTATACACTATTCCTGCAACATCACCTTTGAAAGAACAAACCAAATATGAAGTACAGGTATCAACAAAATGTACTACTAGCTTCGGATCTTGGTCAGCTTCATTACAGTTTACTACATTACCATTACAGTATTGTACTGTAACGGGTAGTGGAGATAATGATCATATTTCAAATGTTACAGTTACTTCTTCTAACCCGGGAGTACCGCCTATGAGTAATACTACTGTTCAGAATGCTTACACAAGCTATTCTACACCGGCAACTCTTATTACTTTAGATGCAGGTTCTAGTGATAATAAAATTCTTGTGGCAAAAGGCTGGACCGGATCAACAGGTAATGACGCAGTAGCTGTTTGGATTGACTTTGACAGAAACGGACAGTTTGATACGAGTGAAAGAATTCTTGGTACGCCTGCGAGTACTACTACTCCGGTTACCAATCTGTTTAGTGTTCCTGCTACACCTCCTGCTTATGTAGGACCATATACAACGACAATGAGAGTTGTATTGAAGCGTTCAACGGGTACAACTATTCCTACAGCATGTGCAAATGCTATTGACGGAGAAGTTGAAGATTATGCTGTAAGAATCAGACCATGTAGCAATGTAACGCCAAATCCTCCGACTTTTCCTATAGCTACAATAACTCATACAACAGCTGTTGTTAATTTGACTGGTGCTGCTAATACAGCAACTTATCTGGTGAAATACAGAGTGGCAGGAACTCTTACATGGACGCAGGTATATGCTTCTGCAGTATTAGGAAACGTTCCGCTTACCCTTATTGGATTAAGCCCGGCAACAACCTACGAAGTTGAAGTGTCTGCAGTTTGTGGAGGTATAACAGGTACTCCTACAGCAATTAAAACATTTACAACAAGATGTGATCCTACGCCTCCAACAATAGCAATAAGTAATATTACTGCTACAAGTGCATTAATTACCTGGAATCCGGTAGTAGCGAGTGCAACTTATAAAATGAGATGGAGAAAAGTGGGCGCACCAGCTTGGGAGCCTGAAATTGATCTTACTACTCCTAATACATACCCGTTGAATAATCTGGAGTCATTTGTGACTTATGAGGTTCAGATTGCCAATAAATGTGCTGGTGAGACTAGCTGGAACAGTTACTCAAATTCTAAAGTATTTACAACAGTAAGAATATGTGAAATTGCTCCTCCAGGATTGACAATTACTCAATTATTGCCAACATCTGCAGAGGTTACGTGGGATCCATACCCAGGAGCAACTTATCTTCTTAGATATAGAAAAGTAGGTATTCCAAGCTGGACAGAAATTCCTACAGCTGTTAATACAGTTATCCTGAACGGTCTTGTTGAAATGACGAAGTATGAAATGCAGGTAGTAAATATCTGTAGTGGGAAACCAGGAAACTATACGCCGCCTTACTACTTTACAACCCCAACTGTAATTTACTGTAAGATGACATCAGAAAACTCAGGAGCAGAATATATTTCCAAGGTAACTGTGATTCCAAATGGAAAACCAAAAATGGAAAATGAGTCAAAAGGATCAAGCTATACAGATTATACAGGAGTTCCTAAAACATTTATCGAGTTAGTTCAAGGATCTACAGATAATGAGATCATCATCGAGAAAAAATGGTTAGGAAAAACGTATAAAGAAGGAGTTGCAGTTTGGATCGACTTTGATAGAAACGGTGAGTTTGATGTTTATGAGAAGGTATTTACTTCAAATCCAAACACAGACACTCCTGTATCAGGTAAGTTTACAGTACCAGCAGATGCTTTTGTAAGTACAACAGATTACAAATATGTTGTAATGAGAGTAGCAATGGAAAGAGATAGTGTTCCTGTAAGCTGTGTGAATGTTAAGAATGGAGAAGTGGAGGACTATACGGTAAGAATTTCTAAACAAGGAGTTCCTAATCCAATAGACCAGACAGATATCCTGATCTATCCGAACCCTGTAAGTTCAATACTGTATGTAAAAAATATCAGCAAAAGAGCCAAATATAAAATTTACAATGCAGCAGGGCAGGTAATTGTAGAAGGTATTTTATTAAATAACGAAATTAATGTAACGAAATTGATTAATGGAGTTTATGTAATAGATATCGATGACAACGGTAATACTGCTCAAAAGAAATTTATTAAAGAATAAATAATCTAAATTTCAAATAGAATAAGCCTTCAGAAATGAAGGCTTATTTTTTTGTTCCAATTTTTAATGATCATCATAATAATTCAACATGTGTTGAAATTTTAACTAAAATCCAGGTTAATTGTTGAAATTTTCAATTAATATAATGATTTGTTAGTGATTTGATAGTCATTATACGCTTGTATATTGTTTATTGTTAATTAAATAAGTAGGTTTGTGAGATTAATATAAAGTTTTGAGAAATATTATGAAGAAAATTTTTACTTTTTTCTTTTTCCTTAACATGTTGATAATGTTTCATGCCCAATGGACTACTGCAACATTTAAAGGAAAAGTAATTCAAGAAGGCTCAAAAGCCAAAAGCTTTTATTCTTTAGACATCTCACTGTTAAGGTCTCAATTAGTGAGAGCACAGGAAACGGGTCAGTATGCCCAACCTGTCACGATATCTTTGCCCACTTTAAACGGGAAAATTGAAAAATTTGCGGTATATAGTTTTCCTGTTGTAGTAAAGGAATTGGCAGATCATTATCAGCTGGGATCTTATGTGGGAGTAGGAATAGACGATCCTGCAAAATATTTAAGGTTCAGCTTAGCGCCCAATGATTTTCAATCCATGATTATTAATGGCGAAGGATCTGAATTTATAGAACCTGCTGACAAAGATAAAACAATCTATGAAGTTCATCCGAAAACTGAAGGAGGGAAACATGGTTTCATATGTTCAACCAGAGAACAAGAAATAGACCAACAGGAAATAGATAAACTATATAAAGCAGGAAACTCCTTTGCCAATCAATCTAATAATTTTGCAAAATCTTCCGACAGGAAATACAGAACTCTGAGACTGGCAATGTCTGTTACAGGTGAGTATACTCAGTTTCATGGCGGAACAGTAGCCGGTGCCTTAACTGCCATTAATGCAACACTTACCAGGGTAAATGGTGTTTTTGAAAAAGACTTTGCCCTTCATCTGAACCTGCAGAATTATCCAAATGTAATTTATACTAATCCAAATACTGATCCATATACAGCGGTACCCGCAGGAGGGAATGCTCCAAACTCATGGAGTACAGAATTACAGCAAACCTTAACTGCTAATGTTGGAAATGCAAATTATGACATTGGGCATTTATTTGGAGCTACTGGTGGAGGTGGAATGGCTGGCTGTATTGGATGCATTTGTCTGGATCCCGGGTCTCCAAATCCTTCAACAGGGAATGGTAAAGGTTCAGGATATACCTCTCCATCAAATGGAGGACCGCAGGGAGATACATTTGACATTGACTTTGTTGCTCACGAAATAGGGCATCAATTAGGAGGAAATCATACTTTCATGTATCAGTATCAGACACCTAATGTACAATTTGAACCAGGATCAGGAACAACCATTATGGGATATGCTGGTGTAGCAAATGGAAACGCCGCAGGAGCGGGTATTTCTCCTTCTCCTGGAGGTACATTTGATATACAGCCAAATAGTGATGCTTATTTTCTGAGAAACAGTATTAATCAGGTTCAAACTATTTTAGCTGCTAGAACATGTGATACTGAAACTTCGGTTACTAATACTCCGCCGGTAATAGGAACTCTGCCAGCATATAATATTCCAAAAGGAACAGCTTTTGTTTTAACGGCTTCTGTTACGGATGCTGAAAATGACCCAATGACTTATACCTGGGAGCAGGCAGATGCAATGATTAGCAGTGGACCTTCTATTGATAATATTAATTTAGGGAATACAACTTCAGGAGCATCATTTAGATCACTAATCCCTTCTACAAATCCCACTCGTTATTTCCCTAAATTATCTTCGGTATTGAACGGGATTTTGCATGATACAAGTGGTTGGGAAGCTGTATCTACAGTACCAAGAACAACTACTTTTTCGGTGACGGTGAGAGATAATCACCCTGTTGCCAATCAACAACAGACACAGAGTGCAACACAGACCATTATCGTTGGTAATAATGGGCCCTTCAAAGTAAATCCAACCACCGTTTATAATAATGGCCCTACAAATGTAACTTGGGATGTTGTAGGTACCAATACTGTGCCTTATAATGCCGCCAGTGTGAAAATAGATTTTACTACCGATAATGGAGTAACCTGGAATGTAATTAGTGCTTCAACACCTAATGACGGAAGTGAATCATTAGATTTTAGTCCTTTCCCTTTAATGGTAGGTGGAATTGCTAAAATTAGAGTGAGTGCAATAAATAATGTTTTTTATGCCATTGGAAATGGTACTATAGATACGCTGCCGATCTGTACCTCTAATCCTCCGGGTGGTGTAATAACAAATATGGTAACCCAAACAACTGCAATAATTACCTGGAATGCCTCATTTAATGCTAGCTACATTGTGCAGTATAGAGTCGCAGGAACTACTGCGTGGACGACTTATACACCAAACCCAGCTACAAATACGGTCACACTTACAGGATTAGCAGCAGGAACACACTATGAAGTTCAGGTTGCTAATATATGTTCTGGCATAACAGGGAATTTTTCAGTTCCTATGGTTTTTATGACGCCTTACTGTGCCGCAACATCAAGCAATACAAACAATGGGTATATTTCCAATGTAACAGTAGCTGCCACGAATTCTTATACTATGAGTAATACCTCTGGAGCGAATAGTTATACAGATTATTCTACAGATGCTGCAAAGCTGATTACGGTAGTGAGAGGAACTAACAATAATACGATTTCAGTTTCCAAATCCTGGCCTGCTGCTATGAGTAATAAAGCTGTAAGTGTCTGGATCGATTTTAATAAAAATGGAACTTTTGAAACGGCTGAAAGAATTTTAAATGTATCTAATAATACAGTAACTCCTGTAACAGCCACGTTTGATGTGCCTACAGGAGCTTATGCAGGACCACTTACCACTCGTATGCGGGTTCTTCTGAGGGATACGAATAATCCCAATCCCTGTACATCTTTTGCAAATGGGGAAGTAGAAGACTATGCAGTGAAAATTATTGATATACAAACATGTACCAATGCTCCACCATCTAA of the Chryseobacterium capnotolerans genome contains:
- a CDS encoding DUF6048 family protein, whose amino-acid sequence is MKTRLIFTLFCSLFGVLIGAQEGKKEEEKKTHWKYEPNFMVGFDMLNGGVGFFSDRKLYQGFISSKINGNVHAVAEAGFEKNVYQKNGYDAKVNGPFIKLGAFYMLAKDKENEFNGFYAGGKVAGSFYNQEYMAIPVRGYGGSASSVAFPASSQSSFWLEGTLGGRVQLFESNFYIDVNLQPRYLVYTSKQDNISPMIVPGFGKSSSKFNMGFAWNIAYKF
- a CDS encoding fibronectin type III domain-containing protein — encoded protein: MSGLLLCKMSRPFKVLIALLCMVMGLSIQAQTITIGTGTSTQKYPLGASWGFERSASIYTAAEIGTTGSILSLGWNSTSASNIGMPVKIYIKPVGTTTTLTAQNWNTLTTGATLLYSGNVGLIPTGWYTIPLQLPYTYNGVDNLMVLVETNYGGTGSFSTGAKLTHSNVPSGHMYIEKDTTPPTTQTGTVTANRPNIQMTFGTPPACLSMPPGGTLSTGTISATNADINWTAYIPAPAQGYDIYYNTTNVPPVAGSTPNLTVPAGTTTANINPLAPLTTYYVWVRAKCSATEQSEWSTSLVFATPATCPAMPTTGTITTGTITATTAVISWTSFGYTPAEGYDIYYNTTGAAPNGNTPPIKNVPSGLTTTLDPLLPDTTYYVWVRARCSSTDQSTWNIIPKSFVTPPTCVPVPIASGATTAGSIVSMTSNSAVVSWPASPSAPAGGYEVYYSTTNTPPAAGAPAGIIVPGTTANLPQLVAGTTYYWWVRALCSPTDKSKWVPGPPFELGQIGFGTGVKSTELPVNSNWGYNYSQQIYKASEVLAAVGAAKFITELKFYVENPASDQTKYNEWVVYMGNTTQNNFTSTSNWVPFSSLKQVWSGTLPTMTSGAWVTIPLTSPLLWDGTSNIVIGVDENAPNYSSTPYATWRAFAGGTPERGLQYRNDSTNPDPASPPSGTRQANIPQIVLKAIELVPCTTAPPTNIKVNNITASTAVVSWTPAIGATYKLQYRPSGGGPWKVIDITAPLTSSWSLYNLSDATQYDVQIATICSGTQGAFSTSTQFTTLALTYCANVPPTATPSGYIGKVVVTPTNGPLMVSNSGYDGYKDYSSDPTRLVTFVRGTTGNKISITKFWPGSTSSYGVGVWIDLNRNGVFEATERFVNATSSTTNPVGTVAAGFEIKLPPNIATYDGTLLTRMRVVMMDGTVSSPCGPFGTYDEGEVEDYAVRLIDQPVCTTAPPTNITVSNITDKSATFSWLAATGATYQLQYREVGTSAWTSVPSTSIPAPGNVYTIPATSPLKEQTKYEVQVSTKCTTSFGSWSASLQFTTLPLQYCTVTGSGDNDHISNVTVTSSNPGVPPMSNTTVQNAYTSYSTPATLITLDAGSSDNKILVAKGWTGSTGNDAVAVWIDFDRNGQFDTSERILGTPASTTTPVTNLFSVPATPPAYVGPYTTTMRVVLKRSTGTTIPTACANAIDGEVEDYAVRIRPCSNVTPNPPTFPIATITHTTAVVNLTGAANTATYLVKYRVAGTLTWTQVYASAVLGNVPLTLIGLSPATTYEVEVSAVCGGITGTPTAIKTFTTRCDPTPPTIAISNITATSALITWNPVVASATYKMRWRKVGAPAWEPEIDLTTPNTYPLNNLESFVTYEVQIANKCAGETSWNSYSNSKVFTTVRICEIAPPGLTITQLLPTSAEVTWDPYPGATYLLRYRKVGIPSWTEIPTAVNTVILNGLVEMTKYEMQVVNICSGKPGNYTPPYYFTTPTVIYCKMTSENSGAEYISKVTVIPNGKPKMENESKGSSYTDYTGVPKTFIELVQGSTDNEIIIEKKWLGKTYKEGVAVWIDFDRNGEFDVYEKVFTSNPNTDTPVSGKFTVPADAFVSTTDYKYVVMRVAMERDSVPVSCVNVKNGEVEDYTVRISKQGVPNPIDQTDILIYPNPVSSILYVKNISKRAKYKIYNAAGQVIVEGILLNNEINVTKLINGVYVIDIDDNGNTAQKKFIKE
- a CDS encoding GEVED domain-containing protein — encoded protein: MKKIFTFFFFLNMLIMFHAQWTTATFKGKVIQEGSKAKSFYSLDISLLRSQLVRAQETGQYAQPVTISLPTLNGKIEKFAVYSFPVVVKELADHYQLGSYVGVGIDDPAKYLRFSLAPNDFQSMIINGEGSEFIEPADKDKTIYEVHPKTEGGKHGFICSTREQEIDQQEIDKLYKAGNSFANQSNNFAKSSDRKYRTLRLAMSVTGEYTQFHGGTVAGALTAINATLTRVNGVFEKDFALHLNLQNYPNVIYTNPNTDPYTAVPAGGNAPNSWSTELQQTLTANVGNANYDIGHLFGATGGGGMAGCIGCICLDPGSPNPSTGNGKGSGYTSPSNGGPQGDTFDIDFVAHEIGHQLGGNHTFMYQYQTPNVQFEPGSGTTIMGYAGVANGNAAGAGISPSPGGTFDIQPNSDAYFLRNSINQVQTILAARTCDTETSVTNTPPVIGTLPAYNIPKGTAFVLTASVTDAENDPMTYTWEQADAMISSGPSIDNINLGNTTSGASFRSLIPSTNPTRYFPKLSSVLNGILHDTSGWEAVSTVPRTTTFSVTVRDNHPVANQQQTQSATQTIIVGNNGPFKVNPTTVYNNGPTNVTWDVVGTNTVPYNAASVKIDFTTDNGVTWNVISASTPNDGSESLDFSPFPLMVGGIAKIRVSAINNVFYAIGNGTIDTLPICTSNPPGGVITNMVTQTTAIITWNASFNASYIVQYRVAGTTAWTTYTPNPATNTVTLTGLAAGTHYEVQVANICSGITGNFSVPMVFMTPYCAATSSNTNNGYISNVTVAATNSYTMSNTSGANSYTDYSTDAAKLITVVRGTNNNTISVSKSWPAAMSNKAVSVWIDFNKNGTFETAERILNVSNNTVTPVTATFDVPTGAYAGPLTTRMRVLLRDTNNPNPCTSFANGEVEDYAVKIIDIQTCTNAPPSNITITNLTPNSANISWAASTGAVYVLRHRKIGSPAWTTINPVPNPGNNYTISGLTEQTQYEVQIATECNGNTQGLFSPSQQFTTPVLSYCPMTGTGSNDHISNVTVTPVNPGLPVMNNSSVQTNYISYTTPATLITLEIGSADNKISVAKDWTGSTGSVAVIAWIDFNRDGVFDNSERILNSAASTTTVVDAKFAVPGGAYSGPLTTTMRVVLKRSNAPVMCQNAVDGEVEDYAVQLKPCSTETPKGFTVNTITHNSAMVSWTAATNNLTYLLQYRVEGTPTWTDVYVTGVQHTLNNLLPSTTYEVQLAANCGKTPGVFTSVKTFITRCDPAPPSVVVGNITTNSAVVTWNPAVVNVKYKLRWRKVGGTGWPNPEINLPTASINNYTLAGLDPYTTYEVQIASQCANETIWNSYSNSVVFTTERTCEIPPPGLTIAQLFPTSAEIKWDSFPGATYILKYRRVGVISWTTIPVATNTYTLTGLLELTKYEMQVANVCSGTTGSFTLPYYFTTPTVTYCKMVSGSAASEYIAKVTVRPNGKAVMENASGASTYTNYSGVPKAFIELIQGSTDNEIIIEKKWTGTNHNEGIAVWIDFNRNGEFDIDERIFTSAPNTTSPVTGKFNVPADAFVSTTDYKYVVMRVAMQRDGIPVNCMNFNNGEVEDYSIRISRKYNPNLLNQTDILIYPNPVSSILYVKNISKKAKYKIYNTAGQIVAESIILNNQLNVSRLINGVYVIDIDDNGNMAQKKFIKE